The Maylandia zebra isolate NMK-2024a linkage group LG7, Mzebra_GT3a, whole genome shotgun sequence genome contains a region encoding:
- the stbd1 gene encoding uncharacterized protein stbd1: MPVKNSNTVGLERRVDLASLFCMIGRHGPAVALAVIAMVSMVAGFIIYRTVRGKRRKATAGATSTDSDSRDAGAETLIPPDQEPEPSPEVLRITADSTVVKAEGCLDVEEDTALNIRHRRLTAEKKTPPHRQPKSDSVQDNKHSASVQQVAELHAEEEDKGAEIDVETDGTNGTMEEGENKVIQSHKEELKVLQEKGQEDDVPTEMELSNKEASQEEENLLDISKSTAANLEEPIVHIEDILVPSICYFKEENLQGVTDFSNDYSNNHHFPEEEKKSGGEEAEEELVDDQLTSQQAGISSTVFVEVTKLQGQCHEVMLSFQQNADEDNVSDSTDINFNSHLLQLAEQNNESELACNQDSDVKEEVPTEDIASRDEESNPSSVVLDHTLLCLNHMIEPENADNGDSSSVANDAKAQISGIGEISSLSSDQQQLQSNINEDDISQALGVTSGAAPVTSEDGKLPVLQIPLPSFEQSEPTWSSSGLGGESGISSMTVSPDLPDVISEYEMPTENVALAVKDDAQFKEHTEAQNGLLDDEARSAMNEDLANVISRSYPSYFSQQTLGEQIDWANDSSLAANEDILGHEIEDRYYREMEQAIEQMAANVTSLTDELAVKTDMKADIKVVEINQKMERAEKEKEEEDYEKTEISIMEATMDNNEWITDGNYQVLPWMNQSVPPFAQNHTQLEPVSTEADHPGASVTDATCIDASLSLNDVKQAIPLSPVHENGKKVVAVQPMSQNVNVTFRIHYLTHSPHQKVAITGSQQELGNWKKFILLERAEDGNWATVVSLPAESIVEWKFVVMDKGEVCRWEECGNRLLDTGYGDDLLVHKWWGLL, translated from the exons ATGCCGGTGAAAAATAGCAACACCGTGGGTTTGGAGAGACGCGTGGATCTGGCCTCGCTTTTCTGTATGATCGGGCGGCACGGCCCAGCCGTGGCTCTGGCCGTGATAGCCATGGTGTCCATGGTGGCAGGTTTCATCATCTACCGAACAGTGAGGGGGAAGCGGAGAAAGGCCACAGCCGGAGCCACAAGCACCGACAGTGACAGCAGGGACGCCGGAGCGGAGACGCTTATACCGCCGGATCAGGAGCCGGAGCCGAGCCCGGAGGTTTTGCGCATCACGGCGGACTCAACAG TtgtgaaagctgaaggctgttTAGATGTGGAGGAGGATACTGCTCTTAACATCAGGCATCGACGTCTCACTGCTGAGAAAAAAACGCCGCCTCACCGTCAACCCAAAAGTGACTCTGTACAAGACAACAAGCACAGTGCTTCAGTGCAGCAGGTAGCCGAGCTGCatgcagaggaggaagacaaaGGTGCTGAAATTGATGTGGAAACTGATGGCACAAATGGCACTATGGAGGAAGGTGAAAATAAGGTGATACAGAGCCACAAAGAAGAACTGAAG GTACTACAAGAAAAAGGCCAAGAGGATGATGTGCCTACTGAAATGGAATTGTCGAATAAGGAGGCCAGTCAAGAGGAGGAAAACCTTCTGGACATTTCAAAGAGCACAGCGGCCAACTTGGAAGAACCAATTGTTCATATTGAAGACATACTTGTTCCTTCCATCTGTTATTTCAAAGAAGAGAATCTTCAAGGTGTCACTGATTTCTCTAATGATTATAGCAACAATCACCATTttccagaagaagaaaagaaaagtggtGGTGAGGAGGCAGAAGAGGAGTTGGTAGATGACCAACTGACTTCTCAACAAGCCGGGATCAGCTCCACAGTGTTTGTTGAAGTAACCAAGCTACAGGGCCAGTGTCATGAGGTGATGCTATCCTTTCAACAAAATGCAGATGAAGACAATGTGAGTGATTCAACGGATATAAACTTCAACAGTCACCTGCTACAATTGGctgaacaaaacaatgaaagtgAGCTTGCCTGCAATCAAGACAGTGATGTAAAAGAGGAAGTACCCACTGAGGACATTGCCTCACGTGATGAAGAAAGTAATCCTTCAAGTGTAGTGCTGGACCACACCCTGCTCTGTTTGAACCATATGATCGAACCTGAAAACGCTGATAATGGTGATTCTAGCAGTGTAGCCAATGATGCAAAGGCCCAAATCTCTGGCATTGGGGAAATCTCCAGCTTGTCATCAGATCAACAGCAACTGCAaagcaacataaatgaagatgaTATTTCCCAAGCTCTGGGAGTCACCAGTGGGGCTGCTCCTGTCACATCTGAAGACGGTAAACTTCCTGTACTTCAGATTCCACTGCCGTCTTTTGAGCAAAGTGAGCCGACTTGGTCATCTTCTGGTCTTGGTGGTGAGAGTGGAATTTCAAGCATGACTGTCAGCCCTGATTTGCCAGATGTTATCAGTGAATATGAAATGCCAACTGAAAATGTGGCTCTCGCAGTAAAAGATGATGCACAGTTCAAAGAGCACACTGAGGCTCAGAATGGCCTCCTTGATGATGAGGCTCGATCTGCCATGAATGAAGATCTAGCAAATGTGATATCCAGATCTTACCCATCATATTTTTCCCAGCAGACCCTCGGTGAGCAAATTGACTGGGCTAATGACAGTTCTTTAGCAGCCAATGAAGACATATTGGGACATGAAATTGAGGATCGCTACTATAGAGAGATGGAACAGGCTATAGAGCAGATGGCAGCCAATGTTACTAGCTTAACCGATGAGCTCGCAGTGAAAACAGACATGAAGGCTGATATCAAGGTTGTTGAAATCAATCAGAAGATGGAAAGggcagagaaagagaaggaggaagaggactATGAAAAGACTGAAATCAGTATCATGGAGGCAACTATGGACAATAATGAATGGATTACAGATGGAAACTACCAAGTTCTTCCCTGGATGAACCAGTCTGTCCCTCCTTTTGCCCAAAACCACACACAACTTGAGCCAGTTTCTACTGAAGCTGACCATCCAGGTGCTTCTGTCACAGATGCTACTTGTATAGATGCATCTCTGTCCTTGAATGATGTGAAACAGGCTATCCCGCTTTCCCCTGTTCATGAAAATGGCAAAAAGGTTGTGGCAGTCCAGCCCATGTCCCAGAATGTCAATGTGACTTTCCGCATCCATTATCTCACCCACTCACCACACCAGAAGGTGGCCATCACAGGGAGCCAGCAAGAGCTGGGGAACTGGAAGAAATTCATCCTGCTCGAGAGAGCCGAGGATGGGAATTGGGCCACTGTTGTCAGCCTGCCTGCAGAGAGTATCGTGGAGTGGAAGTTTGTGGTGATGGACAAGGGTGAGGTGTGCCGTTGGGAAGAATGTGGAAACCGCCTCCTGGATACAGGCTACGGAGACGACCTGCTTGTGCACAAATGGTGGGGATTATTGTAA
- the LOC106675213 gene encoding heat shock protein 30 codes for MLCSHGVQSALSPFMDFYWPVRSLWPEIKPLFYQQDLLQRNLQELCSSLELMDKLQHRILEETDPFQSSMAVQPVAVQLEKEGDKFALMLDTRGFSPEELSVRQVGRKLRVSGKTKKKQEDGKGSYSYRLQEFRQEFDLPEGLNPQTITCHLSPDGKLHIQAAKAPCVEEAERELTIKRSSEDKAQQSVCSQAEDSRTETHSSTQDKPENMD; via the coding sequence ATGCTGTGCTCTCATGGAGTCCAGTCTGCACTCAGTCCATTCATGGACTTCTACTGGCCTGTGCGCAGTCTGTGGCCAGAGATCAAGCCTCTCTTCTACCAGCAGGATCTCCTGCAGAGAAACCTACAGGAGCTGTGCAGCAGTCTGGAGCTGATGGATAAACTTCAACACAGGATCCTGGAGGAGACAGATCCTTTCCAAAGCAGCATGGCTGTGCAGCCAGTTGCCGTCCAGCTGGAGAAAGAGGGAGACAAGTTTGCTCTGATGCTGGACACTCGAGGCTTTTCCCCAGAGGAGCTGTCTGTCAGGCAGGTGGGCAGGAAGCTGAGAGTCAGTGGCAAGACAAAGAAGAAGCAGGAGGATGGGAAAGGCTCGTACTCTTACAGACTGCAGGAGTTCAGACAGGAGTTTGATCTGCCTGAAGGACTGAACCCTCAAACCATCACCTGCCACCTGTCTCCAGATGGGAAGCTCCACATCCAGGCAGCCAAAGCTCCGTGTGTTGAAGAGGCTGAGAGAGAGCTGACTATCAAGAGGAGCTCAGAGGACAAAGCACAGCAGAGTGTGTGTTCACAGGCAGAAGACAGcaggacagagacacacagcagcacacaggACAAACCTGAAAACATGGACTGA